One segment of Takifugu rubripes chromosome 5, fTakRub1.2, whole genome shotgun sequence DNA contains the following:
- the litafd gene encoding lITAF domain-containing protein: MSGSDQPQLPPYVIPVDGQADDVKIYHLHTPFNPLDSIDEHQGQKGGNVNLSLEPTDGKRKYVSYDTALGRNPGTTTCTSCQQQVTTIVTYKAGTYAWLMCLLFICCGLVLCCCLIPFFMNNFKDAQHTCPRCNRVLHVEKKQCCK; the protein is encoded by the exons ATGAGTGGCAGTGATCAACCACAGCTCCCCCCATACGTCATACCGG TTGATGGTCAGGCAGATGATGTGAAGATTTACCATCTCCACACCCCGTTCAACCCTCTGGACAGCATTGACGAGCATCAAG GACAAAAAGGAGGGAACGTCAATCTAAGCCTTGAGCCCACGGATGGGAAACGGAAGTACGTCAGCTACGACACGGCGCTGGGGAGGAACCCCGGCACGACGACGTGCACCAGCTGCCAGCAGCAGGTCACGACCATCGTCACCTACAAGGCCGGGACGTACGCGTGGCTCATGTGCTTGCTCTTCATCTGCTGCGG GTtggtgctgtgctgctgcctgatCCCCTTCTTCATGAACAACTTCAAGGATGCGCAGCACACCTGCCCCCGCTGCAACAGGGTGCTCCACGTCGAGAAGAAACAGTGCTGCAAATGA